In bacterium, the sequence GATGTCCGCGAGAACGACGCGCGCCCCCCGTGCCGCGAAGAGCCGACTCGCCGCGCGGCCGATCCCGGAGGCCGTGCCCGTGATGAAGGCGACACGTCCTTCGAACTCGTCGGTCGTCTCGAACGCCTCGCCCATCCCGATCCTCCTCGTCTGGCCCGAAGCAGGGCCCGAACGGCTGTGCCAACATCCTCGCATGGGCAGAATGGATGGCAAGGTCGCGTTGATCAGCGGCGCGGCGCGCGGCCAGGGCGAGGCCGAAGCCCGCCGATTCGTCGCGGAGGGTGCACGAGTAGTGCTAGGCGACGTGCTCACCACCGAGTGTACCGCCGTCGCCGACTCGCTCGGGGACGCGGCGCGCGCGCTTCCCCTCGACGTGACTCGCGAGGGAGACTGGGCACGGGCCGTCGAGACGGCCCTCGACGCGTTCGGTCGGCTCGACGTGCTCGTGAACAACGCCGGCATCGTCCGAACCGGCGCGCTCGAATCGACCTCGCTCGAGGACTACCGCGCGGTCATCGACGTGAACCAGGTCGGCACCTTCCTGGGCATGCGCGCCGTCGTCTCCGCCATGCGCGAAGCCGGCGGCGGCTCGATCATCAACATCTCGTCGAACGCCGGCATCGAAGGCGTGCAGGGCGTGATCGGCTACGTCGCCAGCAAATGGGCGATCCGCGGCATGACGAAGACGGCGGCCCTCGAGCTCGGGCGCTACGGCATCCGCGTGAACTCGGTCCACCCGGGTGGCGTCGCGACGCCGATGATCGGCGCCGACGACTTCGACTCGGTCGATCAGGACGCCGTATGGGCGGGCCAGCCGATCCCCCGCGTCGGCCAGCCCGAAGAGATCGCGAACCTGGTGCTCTTCCTCGCCTCCGACGAGAGCAGCTACTCGACCGGCTCGGAGTTCGTCGCCGACGGCGGCGGACTCGCCGGCAACACCGCGCGCGGGGTCGACACGGACTAGCTAGCGCCGCCGCTCGCCGCCCGCTGGAGAGGCGCTCGACAGGATTCCTGGTTGCGGTTCACTCGATGGGGAGCCATCTGCCATCGAGGTCCCCATGAACCCTGCCCGCTTCGTGTCCGCTTCCCCTCTCCTGGTCTCGCTGTCGCTCGTCGCGATCCTTGCCGTCGTGGTCGCCGCCGCGAGTCCCGACCCGTCCGACGTGCGCGACCAGCTCGCGCTGATCGAGCTGACCCACCGCTACGCCTGGGCGATCGACACCGTCGATCGCGACGAGCTTGCCCGCTTCTTCACCCCTGACGCGAGCGCCCACTACGTCGAGGTGGGGCCGAAGATCCTCGGCCTCGACGTCCGCCTCGAAGGCTTCGACGAGATCTGGGACTGGCTCTACCAGGGCCTCGCCCATCGCAAGGGACCCGCGGGCCTGCCGATGCACTACATGTCGAATCACCTGATCGAGCTCGACGGCGACACGGCCCGCCTCCGCTACTACATGCACAACCGCAGCCTGGCCGCAGGTGGCGTCTATTACGCCGAGGCCGTCCGGACTCCAGCCGGGTGGCGGATCGCGAAGCTGCGCCTCGAAGAGCAGACCTGGAAGCCGGAGGTCTACGAGAACACGCCGAAGCCCGACATGAAGCGCGGGCAGGCGCCGCAGTCGTCTCCGAGGACTCCCGCGGGCGCCGACCTCTCCGCGAACCTGCGCGACAGCGGACACGATCCTGTGTCACGCGGGTAGCGCCCCTCGAGAAGTCCCAGCGCGACAGGTCGATCCGGCCGTTCTCCGCGTGGGGGGCGGATTCGGAGCTCGCGCAGCCGGACAGGATCGCCGAAAGGACGATCCCGAGAACGAGGCGGAGGCGGCTCCTGTGGGGACGGATGGGCTTCACACGGGAAAGCCAATCCAGTCGAGACGCCCG encodes:
- a CDS encoding glucose 1-dehydrogenase, translated to MGRMDGKVALISGAARGQGEAEARRFVAEGARVVLGDVLTTECTAVADSLGDAARALPLDVTREGDWARAVETALDAFGRLDVLVNNAGIVRTGALESTSLEDYRAVIDVNQVGTFLGMRAVVSAMREAGGGSIINISSNAGIEGVQGVIGYVASKWAIRGMTKTAALELGRYGIRVNSVHPGGVATPMIGADDFDSVDQDAVWAGQPIPRVGQPEEIANLVLFLASDESSYSTGSEFVADGGGLAGNTARGVDTD
- a CDS encoding nuclear transport factor 2 family protein; amino-acid sequence: MNPARFVSASPLLVSLSLVAILAVVVAAASPDPSDVRDQLALIELTHRYAWAIDTVDRDELARFFTPDASAHYVEVGPKILGLDVRLEGFDEIWDWLYQGLAHRKGPAGLPMHYMSNHLIELDGDTARLRYYMHNRSLAAGGVYYAEAVRTPAGWRIAKLRLEEQTWKPEVYENTPKPDMKRGQAPQSSPRTPAGADLSANLRDSGHDPVSRG